The DNA sequence CCGTTCATCCCTCCATATCAGTCTCCGCCTCCGGGACCACAACctggtccaccaccacctcttcctcctcccgggCCCCATGGAGGCGCGCGGCAAGGACAACAGGGCCAGCAGGGACAACAGGGACAACAGGGACAACAGGGACAATAGGGTCAACAGGGTCAACAGGGTCAACAGGGTCAACAGGGACAATAGGGTCAACAGGGTCAACAGGGACGACAGGGACAACAGGGACGACAGGGACGACAGggacaacaacccccacccctcccccctttcccaccccccgcaaaccccctcgacctcctcgcccaagCAGCCGCCCAACAACTCCAATCCGGCGTCCAGCGCTTcggcaacaaccccccccacccagtcaacaaccccatcccccctcccaacgcccccgctcccgctccccaaccctcagcCCAATCCCCCCGCGGTAAAAAACGCAAaaccatctccccccttgCCAAACCCGGAGATaaatcccaaccccaaacccaagcccAAACCAACAAACGAAACGCAACCCTCGCTGCAAAAGGCCAGCTCGCACAAGTCCGTCAGACGCTCAACCAAAACGCCGCGCAGGCGGCCCAGGCGGTGGTGCAGCAGCGGGCAGAGGCGAATCAGCAGAACCAAGTTGCTggaggggcggaggggggacTGGCGAAGGCGCAGATGGATGGGGCGAGggatagtgatgatgatgtggtgatgggggggatgacgattagtgctgggggagggcagattttgaggggggtgggggatgtggtgcaGGGGCCGTTTGGGATGCCTGGGCCGGTGGCGTCTGGTAGTCCTATGGATATTGGTTCTTcaggtgtggtgggtggttgctgaattgagggaggggggtggaggaaaaggggggtgtttTTTGAGATGTTTGTTTCTGATTATAGGGTGTTAGTTAGGCGTTTGAATGTTGTGAGAAGAATTGAGGTTTTTGGGTTACTGGCTAGTATTTTGAAGGTAAATTTTGTTGGTGAAtgtgtttgttgatgttagGGGTTGTCAGGGGTAAGATAGGGGTAGATGCAACCCTAAACCTGTTGCCTAGCACAATCCTCGATGGCATCAAACTACCTATGTTGGCTGATTAGCTTCAAGATAGTGTCTTTTACTGTTATGAACGTGTTGTAGCGTCATGAAATTGCGAGGTGGCTTATCTCTAGAGGCCGTCACACAGATGCTCTGCCTGTCCCTTCTGGGAAGCCACCGCAGCGTCGGATGTCTTGGCGGCTGCCCTGCATCATGCATGCAACGACCCCTTGGGAAGATTCCTGCACGCAGTAATAGGTACTCAGCGCTAAGCCCCTTTTGTGTCAGGCTGCGGACGCCTTATCGAAAGCAGATGCGCCTGACCAAACGTCTCTCCCTGTCTAAGCGCAGCCATTGACTGAGGTTCGTTACAAgcatgatgaagacgagatTCAGCCCGGTGAGGGGTCAAAGTCGAGCCAATGCCCACCCCAACTTTTGTCCCACCCATTTCATCAGGATCGTGTTATCCTCTTTAGCTGCATCTCATTACTCACACTCTTTCTGCACCACAAGCGATGCGCCTTTTGACTACTAAACCTCACGGTTTCGCGCGTGCAGATGATGACGGCAGGTCTCGAGGCATATTTAGGTCGGCGAGAGATTCTAAAGAACGTCTACCGATCAGGACAGCCGAACACATCGGGCCTCCATCCACCATTCCTTCCTACGCCATCCTCTCGCATACCTGGGACGAACCAAGCGAAGTTACATTTAAAGAGCTTGACCTCTTCACTCATTCTACTGGACCCTGGCCGCAAGTCATAACTGCCCTCCTTCCACTATCCGTAGGCCTCGTCTATCTAGGCTATCGCTGGACGTTTCACGCTTCAGCAAATCCAGAGCTTCTGGAAGAACTCGCTCCAATCCTGATTGCCATTTCAATATCCTGTGTCATTCATTACAAGATAACCCTTTACCCCAGCACAAACACGAACGATGTCAAAAGCCTTCAACAGAAAAAGCCAGGCTATGACAAAATCAGGCAGACCATTCGCCTGGCCCATCTCAACGGCCTCAAACACGCCTGGGTCGACACATGCTGCATCAACAAGGACTCCTCGGCCGAGCTCAGCGAATCCATCAACTCAATGTACGCCTGGTACGCGGCAGCAAAAGTGTGCTTCGTCTACCTATCCGATCTGGACCCAGCTGCAGCCGACGAAAACCTGGAGCAGGCTCTTCCTCGCTGCAGGTGGTTCAAGCGGGGATGGACGCTCCAAGAACTGATCGCGCCAAGGCATGTAATCTTCTATGACAGAGACTGGAACGAGCGCGGCACGAAGGACAGTCTGAGCTCGTTGCTTTCCAAGATCACGACAATCCCGGAGGAACTGCTGAGGGGAGATAAGAGATTGGATCACTATGCCGTTGGTAGACGGATGAGCTGGGCCTcgatgaggaagacgacgaggagggaggatgaggcATACTGTTTGCTGGGTATATTCAATGTGAACATGCCGCTGTTAtacggggagggagaggctgCGTTTTTCCGCCTGTAGAAAATCATTGTGGAAGAGCTGGCGGACCTGAGTTTGTTTGTATGGACGGACGAaatcgaggagggaggagaggagcgCGACGGAAATGGTAAAATAACGGCCAAGAGAGCTCCTTGGTCATCGATGTTTGCAGTTTCACCTCGGCAGTTTTCGTGTGCTGGCAAGCTTGAAGCGACGCTGGCTGACTCTACCTACCGAAACCTCAGGTCTACGCCCAGGGGCATCCAAGTGGAAGCCAGTTTGATATTTCGATTCAGCGAGATTGACAAAGACGACGGCAACAAGTGCATTTATGACACTCATTGCATGATAGATGGTATGCCTATCGGTGTGATGATCCGCAAAATTGGTGGAGGGCGGTATGTGAGATATAAGCCGTGGAAGCTATCCTATTGGGGGTCTTGTGTGAGGCCGGATCTTGTTTATGATCCATGGAAAGACATCAACAGAACGCTGGTGGAAACAGTGACTTTGGTAACGAAGCTTCCCACCGAGTTTCCATGGTGTCCAGGCTTCCACCCCGTTCTCGGTAATCGATCCAACGCACTGAAGCTGCGACTACGTCCATCAAGCCCCAGGTTGGAGGTAGAACAGTGCCGGGCTATGCCGAGGACCCACTGGGATATACACGATAATATTTTTTTCAGCACCATAAAAACTACCAAAGGGTGGTCTGCGTTCTTCCTGCACGGATACATAGAGAACACCGACACAACTTGTATCCCTGTCAACTTCTTTCTAGGGTGTGTCCGCTGGAATATCAGGAAGTCATTTATCATATTGGCCAGCCTCGAAGGTTTGGACACTGGGACCAGAGCGTTCCTGGAGAATCAGCTGGACAAGTTCGAGTTCGAGAGCTGCCGCAAGGCTGAGGCTGTCATGATGAGCGTTTTTGATGGCAAGCTGAACAACGGCAATACCACGATAGTGGAAACACATGTCGTGGACAAGAGTCGGATGCCAACTTCCAACGATGGAGGAACGGTGTTTGATGGAGGGAGCATTTTCCAGACCAATAGCCCAGCTACATCTTCACCTGGTTGGCATTATCGGGTCCCCTCTTCTGGAAGGAAAGTCAAAGTCGAGATCAGCGTGGAATTAaatgaggaagaggatccTAGTATTTGTGTTACCCCGGTTATGATACTAGAGCTTCAAGTAAAGGTGCTCGAGTAACGGTGAACAATCCACCTTGGACGCCTTACAATTTACCCTAATGTCGTTGGTTCTTCAATAATAATTCTAAATTGGTTATTGTGGAACAGCGGTTCATTCAAAGCCGTCTGCTGGTATGGTTGTATTGCGGGGACAGATACTGGCTAAATCCTTCTAACGCCAACGTCCACATCCTGCTGACAATCAAGGGCACCTCCACGTATAGCATCCTCGGTACCTTAGCTCTGGACGTGCAGGACGGAATATGACGATCATTAGATGCCTCGGGGTagtgttacgccccaagcgtaatacccctgtacaggaaccactgggtggtacctgtcagaaagaaaggagtcttactagcaaggagttcatggtctgttagcggtggccatggtctgttagcggtggccatggtctattagcggtggccatggtctgttggccgcggccaaaagcaagcaatacaagcacactgggcaaggtacaaggatacctcagaaacatatgtagatagcttcacataaataggggggagcgccgggcgctccccatgtcgaggaatctgattcctcatgcaagcaattcaagttcatttgtctacaatctactctcagtagctctttgttagaacaacctgttgttgacagtgaacccgtgtctgagacgcttgtcacaaccttcgatcatcctgtcatattcacgttcggcgtactgccttgcagtctgtatccattcatggtgcaggttgtaacacatCTGTGGGCTGTAACGCTAGGGCGGGTGCGGGTTTTGTTTGGCATGGTTTTGGCTTTCAAAGCGACTTTTCTTGAACTACCCGATATCCCGGGGTCTTTTCACTCTTACTAGTTTCAGTAAGCTAGTTGCAACTCGGTTTCCATTTTTCATTTTTAAACAAAAGACTGAGGAACGCCGATCCTAATGGTGATACGCAGATACAAGTTATTATTATAGTTGAAGAATCTGGCGTGCATTATGAAGCCACAACCTGCCCCTATAGGATACAAGAGAGGTTATTGTTTCAAAATCGACAACCCACTCTGAGTGGTTCATTCCTGTGGTTTTTGCCGTATCCTCTCCGTAAATTTGGTTCCGTAAGTAGATCCGAAGAGTAACCTCACTACTTGTATAGCTTCTTAGTGAGTGTATCTGGCTGATGTCCGCTTGGCTATAGACAGTGATGTCACCCACACCTAGACTTTCTGCCTTGTATAAGTGCAGTCGAGCTTGCAAACACAATGCTGCGGACAGGGAGGGTTACACCGGCACACAAAGGACCAGTAATGGCAATCTCTAAGCGGTTTTACTCCTTGGCATCTCTACCTGAGGCAACAAATGCTGTTTATAACAATGGTCTAGGGATACAACACCAGTgaggggctcaggggtagTCACGAATAAGAGCGCCTCTCTATTATACGCGTGCAGTGTGATTCTAGTCTTCCAGCTTGTGATATGCAATTAATGCACCTTCCATCTGGTAATATCTAACCCATCGATACAACCTTTCAGGTGGGAGAGAGGTCTTAACCCTAGGGATCGGGGCTCATTCTTGGTTCTATAGTGAGATGTGGAAGGCTCTCGTTTCGGAAGCCAATAATTAAACTATATCGATCAAGAGGGTGCAAGCAGTAGTGATCTTCTCTATTAGTCCCCATTGTCCTTATTTCGCCATTGTAAAGAATGATGGCTACGCTGGGTTTAAACTTCTGTGTCACCGTTTTCGCTACTTCACAAGAGCACATCTATGTTACTGCAGCTCGACTAACAGTGAAATGCTCATCCCTCATAACCGGTGATGGAGCACTACCTTGATGAAGGATAGTTTCCTCATTAGGGCCTGATCTTTATCTCTTGCGATAGCAGCGATGACCTGGTTTATTAACCTTGGGCGTACTGAGTTGGTCAGCAACATGCTCCCCGTAGTCAGGCGGTGTGACCACACCAATCTCTTCATCTGCCGCTGATAGCCGCTGCACTAGGTTTCCTTCCTCGTCTGGTGATGCGTCAGGGGAGATAAATATCGTGACGGGGATGGCCGAGCGGAGTTAGGAAGTATGTCCATCTGGATTCTTAAGCGCGATCTTCTGGTCCAGTTTGTGCCGAATCTTGATCCCCTTGGCGTCTACATCCTAAAGACATTTTTTCAGCTCCCTCGGCAAATGTAGGGACGTCTTTAGGACCCAGCCTTCTCGATCTGTGCCGCTTATCCCGCTTTGCCAAAGCTCATTTCTGCTTGTAATGATGGTCCAGCGGTCAatttctttttccttcttATATTCCTTACCATTGTAACCTATTTGTGGCGGTAGGATAATTATATGGACTTCCAGCAACTTGACCGTGATATCGCTTAGTTCTAGTCCTTTTAGTAATGGAATAACTCTCGTTTCAGGGATAATGAGCTTCCGAAGGCAATTGCTTTTCGTGGTCCTATAATTGAGTAGTCCACTTTATCAAGCAAGATGTTCTCAACATTTATTACATGCAAGAAGCCTAGCGTCGAGACCTCAATGGTCTGTATGATCCGTAGGTGCTTATAGGTACGTAAGTCGGATGCCAATTTTCGCCGTGTCACAGTTGCCTTTATCTGGTACATAATGTTCGCTTTACATGTAACCCCGACATTTTCAGTTGTATCACCCCCTAGCAATCATTTGGCAGGCCATTCGTAGTTACCTGGTTAGAGCGTGCGCCCCCCGACAAAGTATGCTTGGCTATCCGATGTGCTGTCTACCgcgccaacaccaacaaacagGTGCCACCGATATTCATAAAACTAAATGGTCTTGCCTATCGTACAGCTCCATGTGCCTGAAGACGCCTTTGCGTACGTCCAGCTAGCTAACAGAGTCAGCAGTCTTCTCAGCGTTGCGCTGGAGCGTATGCGCCATACCTATAGTGAAGCGTTCCTGTCAGCTTCAGTCGGATGTTGTCGACCTTGAGCGGTACCGAGAGACAGAGGACGACGGTACCCTTCAGGAGCTGGCCTGACGCCTCGTGTTGGTTACCTCGAAAAACAACAGCATCATTCTCGAGTCTATAGCCTAGATCAGTTTCTATTCCCCAGAAGCAACGCATGCAGCGCAGTTCTTACCGTATCTGGAAgagtgtgacgaacccctgtacagagcctctgaaagggatacgggttgaaggtaactactgacaattggttcggtgcagctaaacagtgcacaacaagatgtctcaatgtaaacacaagataccgtgaatacaatctgaattgcatactgcggaactgtctatctacaccagccagttcctccgtatatatagaccttgggaccgTGAAGTGCTAACCCTGCTAtggccccgatcactcctaacacattgcatcctgcaaagtgctcgtcgtgctatgccttcgatcaccccgagcatcttgcatcctgcagagtgctcgtgggtcttggcgccatagcacttctggccGGCCCCTattggctgtctcctgactctcctaatgattggctggggacgTCCTGCGCCCTACATACTGCGCGACCTGCCGTTGGGTTAACTGTGACAAAGAGTGTGTAGGAATTTTTTCCAGTCAATAGAGCGAGGAGCATCTTTCAAGTCGGAATAGTGAAAAAACAGTGGCTGATAGGGTACCTGTAGTAGCTTCTCAGACATAGAGCGTGGCGGTGTGTAAATACGGCGTCGTTTGTATATTCCAGATATTGATACTGGCATATACCAATTGCCTTATAGAAATGTTGGACGTCTAAATTGGAGGTTGATATCTCCGAAAGGCTGAGCTATTTTGCCTTTGAAACTTCAGGCGTTTATGGACGCTCTGCGCTAAAATCTGATGTAATTGGGCAGAGATGTTATGCTAGGGTTGTCATATGCGTGTATGCATGACAAAAGCGGCCGGTAGAGCCACTTTGCTCACTTCTCTAATGTTCTAACACGTGTGGTTTCAATAATGCAATGTCTTGGAGCGTAAACTCGGATATACGGATTCAAGGGAACTATGAACTAGGTGGCTATGAATCAAATGAGAAATAGTGTAGAGCTGGAGGTTATTTGCTGGTACCTAGTTACTACGCGTAGCTCGGCAGAAGAGGAAACCAGTGTTTTCTTATCTATCTAATTGGTCTAAATAGCCATACCAGGTCTCGATCCTTCCGACCGCGGTATAAAGGATAATGTGATTTAGCTGTATCGCGCAGAAGAGTAAGGCAACATTAGGACTCGTTAAGAAAATAACTGTCAATAACAAAGCTAAACTATCTTGTCCAAGTGACTCTGACCTTATGGAACAACACCCCTTTAATGAAGATACCTACCATAATAAACTCCACATTATGGTTATACACGCGATAAAAGCGAAGAAAAGACTAAACCCGTTACAGACAGATATACCAGTCGACTTTGAGGGTTGCGGCATCAATGCAGTGAACAGATGTGGCTGAGAAGGATTGGTTGTGATGGTTTAATGTCTATGTGGCGAGTTGACGTTACCAGTATGGTGACCAAACGAACATTTCTTCAGTAGTGGCCGACAGACCAAGTGGCCAGGACTCGAGACTAGAAGGTGGCGCCGCTTTAGTGACAATAGAACCGTTACCAAAGGAGGATTGTGGCTGAACCCGGGTATAAGTCGACTCGCGACCACAGTTCTCAACGGGGATTCCAGTAATGCATGGAGCCATTGGTCAACCAGCTGCTGGAAGGATTTCGAAGACCTACCTTTGATTTAGATATTGAAGGGTTCAAATACTGGCAGTCAAATCTGAATCCAACTTCCAAAACCAGCTTTACATAGCCTGGCGTCCATTTCATCAGTCACAACAGCCCCCTACCACTAGCACGCCTACAAGCACGTCCCTCGCCTTTTCCGGAGCCAATAAACTCGTTAAGCATCATAGCAGTGCGTTTCCAGTCGAATGATGCTGCCAACAGACCGAAAACATCATGAGACGCAAGGCGGTTCATAAATATACAGCACACGACCGCCTCAACCCCGCCGGGCATCCTCGCTGGCGCCAAAAAGAGCCagtgggttgtggtggacaTTAAAGTTTTGTAACAACAGAACTACGGCGCGCGCAAAACACgctctctctcccttctctGACGAAGTACAATGAATATCATGATGCATTTTTGGCCCGTCAAGATAGCAATATTGACAGGAGGTAATACAACGCTTCATACCTACCAGAACTCAGCTCTCAATATCGGAATTAAAAGCAggccttctcttttctccccAGCCCCTCAGCAGCATCCAAATCCCCCGTAACGTCTCCTGATCGTCATGAGAACCCCCACTATTACCTGGTGCCCTACCCTCTTATCAGCAAGGCGGCGTTTACCAGGGCGCCTAGCTGCGTCGACCCGTCCTCCCGCACTACCCCAGCCTCCATGTCTTTAAGAATAACATTGATATACTCGCCAGCGCTTGAAAGGTGAAGTACATGACCGATAGCAGAGTGAAATTTAAGAAGTCGTTCCGAAGGGGGGTCGATAGATGGGTGTAAGAAGAACGTGCTGAGAACAGGGAATTGGAGGGTAGCCGCCAATAAGGGGCGAAATGTTTTGACTTGATAAGTATGTGGAGTATCATCTGCTGCATGTTCGAAGAAGATTTCGAAATTCCCGAACAGTTTATGCATTTTGGGGGCAAGAGTAATAGCGTTACGTGGCCGGTCAATATCGACGCCTTCGATAAGATGGATTATAGCAACATCAAACATATTAAGAATGGCAATGATAGCCATCTTGGGCTcgctcttttttttgtcaGTGTCAACTATACAGAGATATAAAGAGGCTAAAAACCAGTTCACTACCTTCGTCCGCCTTCATTAAATTAAAGATGACAATGCGTGC is a window from the Podospora pseudocomata strain CBS 415.72m chromosome 6, whole genome shotgun sequence genome containing:
- a CDS encoding hypothetical protein (EggNog:ENOG503P04U; COG:S) — encoded protein: MRLLTTKPHGFARADDDGRSRGIFRSARDSKERLPIRTAEHIGPPSTIPSYAILSHTWDEPSEVTFKELDLFTHSTGPWPQVITALLPLSVGLVYLGYRWTFHASANPELLEELAPILIAISISCVIHYKITLYPSTNTNDVKSLQQKKPGYDKIRQTIRLAHLNGLKHAWVDTCCINKDSSAELSESINSMYAWYAAAKVCFVYLSDLDPAAADENLEQALPRCRWFKRGWTLQELIAPRHVIFYDRDWNERGTKDSLSSLLSKITTIPEELLRGDKRLDHYAVGRRMSWASMRKTTRREDEAYCLLGIFNVNMPLLYGEGEAAFFRL